In Candidatus Nitronauta litoralis, one DNA window encodes the following:
- the hisF gene encoding imidazole glycerol phosphate synthase subunit HisF: MLAKRIIPCLDVKDGRVVKGVNFVNLRDAGDPVEIASAYEAEGADELTFLDITASHEKRDIIMDVVARTAEKIFMPLTVGGGVRTLDDIRNLLKAGADKVAINTAAVHNPDFVQQAAERFGSQCIVVAIDAKQVAADAPDVESEIDWRERYPDLIVPKGTHQLHWEVYTHGGRNRTGIDVVRWAKCMEKFGAGEILLTSMDRDGTKQGYDLPLNKAVSNTCNIPVIASGGAGNLEHLYDALAEGKADAVLAASIFHFKELTIPETKQYLAERGITVRSPVNPSG; this comes from the coding sequence ATGCTGGCTAAACGCATCATCCCCTGTCTCGACGTCAAGGATGGTCGGGTGGTCAAGGGGGTTAACTTCGTTAACCTGCGCGATGCCGGTGATCCGGTCGAAATCGCTTCAGCCTATGAAGCTGAGGGCGCGGACGAGTTGACTTTTCTCGACATCACCGCATCTCACGAAAAACGCGACATCATCATGGATGTGGTGGCCCGAACCGCTGAAAAAATCTTTATGCCACTGACTGTAGGTGGGGGCGTGCGCACACTCGACGACATACGCAATCTGCTGAAAGCGGGGGCGGACAAAGTCGCCATCAATACAGCCGCCGTACACAATCCTGATTTCGTGCAGCAGGCTGCAGAACGGTTTGGCAGCCAGTGCATCGTGGTTGCAATTGATGCCAAACAGGTGGCGGCGGATGCGCCCGATGTTGAATCCGAAATTGACTGGCGGGAACGTTACCCGGATTTGATTGTTCCTAAAGGAACGCACCAACTGCATTGGGAAGTCTACACCCATGGCGGGCGCAACCGGACGGGCATCGATGTTGTCCGTTGGGCCAAATGCATGGAGAAGTTTGGTGCAGGAGAGATTTTACTGACCAGTATGGATCGGGATGGCACCAAGCAGGGCTATGACCTGCCGCTCAACAAGGCTGTATCCAACACCTGCAACATTCCTGTTATTGCCTCCGGGGGAGCCGGGAATCTCGAACATCTCTATGATGCGTTGGCAGAAGGAAAAGCCGATGCCGTCCTGGCCGCTTCCATTTTCCACTTCAAAGAACTGACCATTCCCGAAACCAAACAATATCTTGCCGAACGTGGCATCACCGTCCGCAGCCCGGTAAACCCATCGGGCTGA
- the hisA gene encoding 1-(5-phosphoribosyl)-5-[(5-phosphoribosylamino)methylideneamino]imidazole-4-carboxamide isomerase has product MKVIPAVDIKGGKCVRLVQGQADRETVYGDDPVAMAVHWDEEGAQLIHIVDLDGAFDGLPRNAEIIKNIIYSSTVDIQVGGGIRTMEALDGYFMAGAYRCILGTIALKEPAFVEQAAKKYPGKIMVGIDAKEGMVAVKGWVEVSEKKASDLAKQMESCGAAGFIFTDIGRDGMMQGPNLDAVRAFCESTSLPVIASGGVTRLEDITAISELAECGVEGMIVGKALYDKSFQLKDALKLAKDHAG; this is encoded by the coding sequence TTGAAAGTCATTCCCGCAGTCGATATCAAAGGCGGTAAATGCGTCCGCCTCGTGCAGGGTCAGGCCGACCGTGAAACGGTCTACGGCGACGACCCGGTGGCCATGGCCGTCCACTGGGACGAAGAAGGTGCCCAGCTCATCCACATCGTCGATCTCGACGGGGCGTTCGACGGCCTGCCCCGAAACGCCGAAATCATCAAGAACATCATCTATAGCAGCACCGTCGACATCCAGGTCGGCGGGGGCATCCGCACTATGGAAGCCCTCGACGGTTACTTCATGGCCGGAGCCTACCGTTGTATCCTCGGCACTATCGCGCTCAAGGAACCGGCATTCGTGGAACAGGCCGCAAAAAAATATCCCGGCAAAATCATGGTCGGCATCGATGCCAAAGAAGGCATGGTGGCAGTCAAAGGCTGGGTCGAGGTCTCCGAAAAAAAGGCATCCGACCTGGCAAAACAAATGGAGTCTTGCGGTGCGGCAGGATTCATCTTCACCGACATCGGACGCGATGGCATGATGCAGGGTCCTAACCTCGACGCGGTCCGCGCATTCTGCGAAAGCACATCGCTTCCCGTCATCGCATCAGGCGGCGTAACCCGGCTCGAAGACATCACAGCGATATCTGAGCTTGCCGAATGCGGGGTCGAAGGCATGATCGTCGGCAAGGCCCTGTACGATAAAAGTTTCCAACTCAAAGACGCGCTCAAACTGGCCAAAGACCATGCTGGCTAA
- a CDS encoding diguanylate cyclase, whose amino-acid sequence MINFYSFSGNDIPPLSGVYNLNLVTLSYLIVTVACYTGLRLGNYARNGKNFNWVWLAIGSLTMGVGVWAMHFIGMLAFKLPLPVTYNLSLTIISIIPVIICCAITLTLLNHPTRPVSHLNRILAGISIGIGIAAMHYTGMSAMQIEARMFYDKSWFFLSILTAVILGIIGMYAEILRNKKAVGWQITLFQISSAAILGLAVSDMHYIAMEAAIYIPTPDKDLNLGRFISPVWLYTGVSIASLAIVLIAIIAVKVDSNLQSAYNMVRVTRERIVSALESINDGFLLFDEKGTLVLSNSVFSHMYPNLKDFLVPGTPYEKILRAWTADRTRFPSDMNKEKYIQQCLDAFESRIRPISEVEDEDVLSDGRWAVVRQNPINVGGMVGVWSDVTLLKQKQSFYRQLAHTDALTNLPNRLAFSQYLSEAIKRAGRTNLKVALLFIDLDKFKQINDSQGHDAGDHVLKTIAKRISDSVRETDLVARIGGDEFVAVIEHISDIEGIKKIAGSFLQKIQEPIDFNGRDCSIGGSIGIAIFPDNAEDEKELLKRADKAMYAAKSAGSNNIQFYSPDSL is encoded by the coding sequence ATGATTAATTTTTATTCTTTTTCAGGTAATGACATTCCGCCACTTTCAGGTGTATACAACCTGAATCTGGTTACTCTTTCCTATCTGATTGTAACGGTTGCCTGTTATACGGGTCTTCGCCTTGGCAATTATGCCCGGAATGGCAAAAATTTCAATTGGGTCTGGCTCGCGATTGGCAGCCTCACAATGGGAGTGGGAGTGTGGGCCATGCATTTCATTGGCATGTTGGCATTCAAACTGCCCCTGCCCGTCACATACAATCTGTCCCTCACAATTATCTCCATTATTCCGGTTATCATCTGCTGCGCAATCACTCTCACCTTGTTGAATCACCCCACTCGCCCTGTCAGTCACCTCAACAGGATCCTTGCCGGAATCAGCATAGGGATTGGGATTGCAGCCATGCATTACACTGGCATGTCAGCCATGCAGATTGAAGCCCGGATGTTCTACGACAAAAGCTGGTTTTTTTTGTCAATTCTCACCGCAGTAATCCTGGGCATTATCGGCATGTATGCAGAGATATTAAGGAATAAAAAGGCCGTTGGATGGCAAATCACTCTTTTCCAGATTTCCAGTGCCGCAATATTAGGGCTTGCCGTATCCGACATGCACTATATCGCCATGGAAGCCGCCATCTATATTCCGACCCCTGACAAGGATCTCAACTTAGGTCGTTTTATAAGCCCGGTGTGGCTTTATACAGGAGTTTCAATTGCCTCCCTGGCGATTGTGCTCATTGCCATCATAGCAGTGAAAGTGGATAGCAACTTACAGTCTGCCTATAACATGGTTCGAGTTACACGGGAAAGAATCGTGTCAGCTCTGGAAAGTATCAACGATGGGTTTTTATTGTTTGATGAAAAAGGAACGCTTGTTCTGAGCAACTCTGTTTTTTCCCACATGTATCCGAACCTCAAAGATTTTCTGGTTCCCGGCACACCTTATGAAAAAATTTTAAGGGCCTGGACTGCTGACCGAACACGATTCCCCAGCGATATGAATAAAGAAAAATATATTCAACAATGCCTTGATGCTTTCGAAAGCAGAATACGTCCGATAAGTGAGGTAGAAGATGAAGACGTTCTTTCAGATGGGAGATGGGCTGTTGTCCGTCAGAACCCAATCAATGTGGGGGGAATGGTGGGTGTATGGTCGGATGTGACCTTGCTCAAACAAAAACAAAGTTTCTACAGGCAACTGGCGCACACCGATGCGCTCACCAACCTGCCGAATCGTCTGGCGTTTAGTCAGTATTTGAGTGAAGCAATAAAACGGGCCGGGAGAACCAATCTGAAGGTAGCCCTCCTGTTTATCGATCTTGACAAATTTAAGCAGATCAACGATTCCCAAGGTCATGATGCTGGTGATCATGTCCTCAAAACCATTGCAAAGCGCATCTCAGATTCAGTACGGGAAACAGACCTGGTAGCCCGAATTGGAGGAGACGAGTTTGTCGCAGTCATTGAACACATCTCTGACATTGAGGGCATAAAAAAAATCGCCGGGAGTTTCCTGCAAAAAATTCAGGAGCCCATCGATTTCAATGGTCGTGATTGTTCCATCGGCGGCAGTATCGGGATTGCCATCTTTCCTGATAATGCAGAGGATGAAAAAGAGCTGCTGAAAAGGGCGGATAAAGCCATGTATGCTGCAAAAAGTGCTGGCAGTAACAATATTCAATTTTACTCTCCCGATTCCCTTTGA
- the rfbC gene encoding dTDP-4-dehydrorhamnose 3,5-epimerase yields the protein MKVSKTTLQDVLLIEPRVFRDDRGFFMETYNARRYHGQGIDTPLVQDNRAFSSKGVLRGLHFQKQFPQAKLVWATHGEVMDVVLDLRKSSPTFGKWEAFHLTAENNLQVFVPVGYAHGYAVLSETAEFAYKCSEFYHPEDEGGVVWNDPELAIDWGVKAPIVSEKDQALPRMADLNFSF from the coding sequence ATGAAAGTTTCGAAGACGACGTTGCAGGATGTATTGCTGATCGAACCCAGGGTGTTCCGGGATGACCGGGGTTTTTTCATGGAGACCTATAATGCCCGCCGTTATCACGGTCAGGGGATCGACACCCCGCTGGTGCAGGACAACCGCGCGTTTTCTTCCAAAGGGGTTTTGCGCGGACTGCATTTTCAGAAGCAGTTTCCACAGGCCAAGCTGGTATGGGCCACCCATGGCGAGGTGATGGATGTAGTGCTCGACCTAAGAAAGTCTTCACCAACCTTTGGTAAATGGGAAGCGTTTCATCTGACCGCTGAAAATAACCTGCAGGTGTTTGTGCCGGTCGGGTATGCCCATGGATACGCGGTGCTGAGCGAGACTGCGGAGTTTGCTTACAAGTGTTCGGAATTTTATCACCCGGAGGATGAGGGCGGGGTGGTGTGGAATGATCCGGAACTGGCAATCGACTGGGGGGTAAAGGCCCCGATCGTGTCTGAAAAAGACCAGGCCTTGCCCCGCATGGCGGATCTTAATTTCAGTTTCTGA
- a CDS encoding SDR family oxidoreductase, with the protein MTQMKTILVTGAGTGIGLAIAKVLAENGYSLILMGRTISRLEEAQSQMPSSEKHFIAGCDVRDRNALDNALQKTGVESLYGVVINAGVGGENYPGKDDRWQEIIDTNLTGSYHTLNACLSYLKSKADNDYRKVVFISSILARLGVPGYSAYCASKAGILGLMRSMASELAGEKILVNALCPGWVDTAMAQEGIEGFAEALQISKEEAFEQAMQQVPLRKMSTPEEIAGLVSFLMSDAQTSLTGQTLDINNGAMMP; encoded by the coding sequence TTGACCCAAATGAAAACTATTCTCGTAACGGGAGCTGGCACCGGTATCGGGCTGGCCATCGCCAAAGTGCTGGCTGAAAATGGCTATTCGCTAATCCTGATGGGCCGAACTATTTCAAGACTGGAAGAGGCCCAATCCCAAATGCCTTCTTCAGAAAAACACTTTATTGCCGGCTGCGATGTTCGCGACCGGAACGCCCTGGACAATGCCTTGCAAAAGACCGGGGTTGAATCTTTATATGGAGTGGTCATCAACGCCGGGGTGGGTGGAGAGAACTATCCCGGAAAAGATGACCGATGGCAGGAGATCATAGACACCAACCTGACCGGTAGCTACCATACCTTGAACGCCTGTCTGTCCTACCTCAAAAGCAAAGCAGACAACGATTATCGAAAGGTGGTTTTCATCTCATCCATACTGGCTCGTCTGGGTGTACCAGGCTACTCCGCCTACTGCGCTTCCAAAGCCGGAATTCTTGGGCTGATGCGGTCCATGGCAAGCGAACTGGCAGGCGAAAAAATCCTGGTCAATGCGCTCTGCCCGGGATGGGTCGATACGGCTATGGCTCAGGAAGGGATAGAAGGATTTGCCGAGGCCCTTCAAATTTCCAAAGAGGAAGCATTTGAGCAAGCCATGCAACAGGTACCTCTTCGCAAAATGTCGACTCCGGAAGAAATAGCAGGTCTCGTCTCGTTTTTGATGTCCGATGCCCAGACTTCGCTAACCGGCCAAACTCTCGACATCAACAATGGCGCCATGATGCCCTGA
- a CDS encoding peroxiredoxin — protein MAIRLGDTAPDFTAETTEGTIKFHEWLGDGWGVLFSHPKDYTPVCTTELGRVANLKGEFEKRNVKVIAISVDDVESHKGWIGDINETQSCTVGYPIIADPERKVSQLYDMIHPNALDNMTVRSVFIIGPDKKVKLTLTYPASTGRNFDELLRVIDSLQLTANYQVATPADWKHGDDCVVVPAIKTEDIPAKFPKGHKEVKPYLRMTPQPNI, from the coding sequence ATGGCTATTCGATTAGGCGACACGGCACCTGACTTTACCGCCGAGACCACTGAAGGAACAATCAAATTCCATGAATGGCTTGGTGACGGATGGGGCGTGCTGTTCTCGCATCCCAAAGATTACACCCCGGTATGCACCACCGAACTCGGACGCGTGGCCAATTTGAAAGGTGAATTTGAAAAACGCAACGTCAAAGTCATCGCCATCAGCGTAGATGATGTGGAAAGCCACAAAGGGTGGATCGGGGATATCAATGAAACACAGTCCTGCACTGTGGGTTATCCAATCATTGCTGACCCGGAACGCAAGGTTTCGCAGCTTTATGACATGATTCATCCGAATGCTTTGGACAATATGACGGTCCGTTCGGTGTTCATCATCGGTCCTGACAAAAAAGTCAAACTGACACTCACTTACCCAGCTTCCACAGGAAGGAATTTCGACGAACTGCTTCGCGTTATCGATTCTCTGCAGTTGACCGCTAATTACCAGGTAGCAACTCCGGCCGACTGGAAGCATGGTGACGATTGCGTGGTAGTACCGGCAATCAAAACTGAAGATATTCCAGCGAAATTTCCAAAAGGGCATAAAGAGGTCAAACCTTACCTCAGGATGACACCTCAACCCAATATTTAG
- a CDS encoding DUF5011 domain-containing protein, which yields MAKNDSTKLEIAKSFYSQPLRFEKNLGQTAEEVRFFSRGRGYSFFLTPAESVMVLSKRKDQKDPSGLREGFKGRDLGQFETSVIRMRMAGANPSPHITGKEKLKSASHYFVGNKKDNWHREIPHYEKVHFQEVYPGIDLVYYGNQGELEYDFIVKPGSDPNEIILEFKGADALSLNEQGDLILNTPSGKVIQRAPLAYQVINDEKKTVASRYALESQNRVTFQVANFDRDHELVIDPILKFSTYLGGGSSDEAYSIAVGPDDDVYVTGSTRSMDFDTLNEIEGDDVELDIFVFKLETAPFGMNLVYSTYLGGSSFEQGESIAVDSSGNVFVAGWTDSNDFNTVNPIEGDSGGRDVFVLKISENAGVPSLDFSTYLGGSGLDQAESLALDPQGGIYVAGWTQSGDFDTLNALEGDSGLNDAFVFKLEETPTGPSLIYSTYLGGSFNDEAYAIAVNPSGDAYVAGRTFSPDFDTVNTLDTPDLSSDFFVFKLEENAGVLNLAYSTYLGGSGAEEMSGIAVDATGGAYVTGYTTSTNLELVNPIEGDSGDGTWDAYVFKLQEIAGSPAIAWSTYLGGGAADFAQSIAIDPSGNAFIAGYTLSNDFDLVNEIEGDSAGTDVFIVKLNDSPSGPTRSYSTYLGGDGNDRAFAIAIDSNDDAYIAGWTTSLDYDVVFPIESRSGISDVLVSKIGDTDTTPPVITTPPDITQEATGPVTFLDIGTATVTDDFSAPEFIHLFSNSPGQFVLGTIGITWTAIDQAGNTSTEIQNVTIVDTTIPVLTLNGPNPLAHELGTPFVDPWAIATDIHDGPVPVTAVFNELGPGSFEVVYTATDISGNSTSATRIINFVDTTPPTLTLQGPNPAVFNNVPFVEPGFTAVDTVQGTVPVTVTPSGPQTGTFVLTYTATDFSGNSATATRTVTINDTIPPAISINGANPLNYEIGTAYVDPWANAVDNVDGVLPVTLTTNQISPNQFNVIYTATDAAGNTASATRVVNFLDTTPPTLTLLGPNPAVYNNVPFVEPGFTATDSVQGTVPVTVTPQGPQTGTYVLTYTATDFFGNSATATRTVTVNDTLPPVITLNGANPVILQSGQPYNDPWATALDNVDGVLAVSGEFNQVSPNVIEVTYTATDLAGNTGTATRVVFILP from the coding sequence TTGGCAAAAAATGACTCTACCAAACTTGAGATCGCTAAATCTTTTTACAGCCAGCCCTTAAGATTTGAAAAGAACCTGGGCCAGACAGCGGAAGAGGTCCGGTTTTTTTCGCGTGGCCGTGGCTACAGTTTTTTCCTGACCCCGGCTGAATCGGTGATGGTGCTGAGTAAGCGGAAGGATCAAAAGGACCCGTCGGGATTGAGAGAAGGTTTTAAAGGAAGAGATCTGGGACAATTTGAAACCTCTGTGATCCGGATGCGTATGGCGGGTGCGAATCCCTCTCCTCATATCACGGGTAAAGAAAAGCTTAAAAGTGCCAGCCATTATTTTGTTGGAAATAAAAAAGATAACTGGCATCGGGAGATTCCTCACTATGAAAAGGTCCATTTTCAAGAAGTTTATCCCGGAATTGACCTGGTGTATTACGGCAACCAGGGTGAGTTGGAGTATGACTTCATTGTAAAGCCCGGCAGTGACCCCAACGAAATTATTCTGGAGTTCAAGGGTGCGGATGCCCTGTCTCTGAATGAACAAGGTGACCTGATACTCAACACCCCCTCAGGTAAAGTTATTCAGCGTGCACCGCTGGCTTACCAGGTTATCAATGACGAAAAGAAAACCGTTGCCAGCCGCTATGCCCTTGAGTCACAAAACCGGGTGACTTTCCAGGTTGCCAATTTTGATCGAGATCACGAATTAGTGATCGACCCGATTCTAAAGTTTTCAACCTACCTCGGAGGGGGAAGCAGTGATGAAGCTTATTCGATTGCCGTGGGTCCGGATGACGATGTTTATGTTACCGGGAGTACCCGCTCCATGGACTTTGACACGTTAAACGAGATTGAAGGCGATGATGTCGAACTGGATATTTTTGTTTTCAAACTGGAAACCGCACCCTTTGGAATGAATCTCGTGTATTCGACCTATCTGGGAGGAAGCAGTTTTGAACAGGGGGAGAGCATTGCGGTTGATTCTTCCGGCAATGTGTTTGTTGCGGGGTGGACCGACTCCAACGATTTCAATACAGTGAACCCCATAGAGGGTGATAGTGGGGGACGCGATGTTTTTGTTCTGAAAATTTCAGAAAATGCCGGCGTCCCCAGCCTTGATTTTTCCACCTACCTTGGAGGAAGCGGTCTGGATCAAGCTGAAAGCCTGGCGCTTGATCCCCAGGGTGGTATATATGTCGCCGGCTGGACTCAATCGGGAGATTTTGACACCTTAAATGCATTGGAAGGAGACAGCGGTCTTAATGATGCCTTTGTATTCAAGCTGGAAGAAACACCGACAGGCCCCTCTCTTATTTATTCCACCTACCTTGGCGGCAGTTTTAACGATGAAGCCTATGCTATTGCGGTAAACCCTTCCGGTGATGCCTATGTTGCGGGGCGTACTTTTTCCCCGGACTTTGATACAGTCAATACCCTTGACACACCGGATCTCAGTTCTGATTTTTTTGTTTTCAAACTGGAAGAAAATGCGGGCGTATTGAACCTTGCTTATTCGACATATCTTGGTGGCAGTGGTGCAGAGGAAATGTCTGGTATTGCAGTTGATGCGACTGGCGGGGCTTATGTCACCGGCTACACAACTTCTACCAACCTGGAATTGGTCAATCCCATTGAAGGGGACAGCGGAGATGGCACCTGGGATGCCTACGTGTTCAAGCTGCAGGAAATTGCCGGATCTCCCGCAATTGCCTGGTCGACTTACCTGGGAGGGGGTGCTGCTGACTTTGCACAGTCTATTGCAATCGATCCCTCCGGTAATGCCTTTATAGCAGGTTATACGCTTTCGAATGATTTCGATCTGGTTAACGAAATAGAAGGAGACAGTGCCGGAACCGATGTTTTCATCGTGAAGCTGAACGATTCTCCTTCGGGGCCCACCCGGTCATACTCCACTTATCTCGGGGGAGATGGAAACGATCGGGCATTTGCGATTGCCATCGACTCCAATGACGATGCCTACATCGCTGGTTGGACGACCTCGCTGGATTATGATGTCGTGTTTCCCATTGAAAGTCGAAGTGGAATATCCGATGTGCTCGTATCAAAAATCGGAGATACAGACACAACGCCACCCGTGATCACCACACCGCCGGATATCACGCAGGAGGCAACAGGTCCTGTAACATTTCTGGATATAGGAACTGCGACCGTAACCGATGATTTTTCTGCTCCGGAATTTATCCATTTGTTCAGTAACAGTCCCGGGCAATTTGTTCTTGGCACCATAGGAATCACCTGGACGGCAATTGATCAGGCAGGAAATACTTCAACGGAAATCCAGAATGTAACAATCGTCGATACCACCATTCCTGTGTTGACGCTCAATGGGCCAAATCCACTTGCCCACGAACTGGGAACCCCTTTTGTCGATCCCTGGGCCATTGCTACTGATATTCACGATGGTCCGGTCCCGGTAACGGCGGTGTTCAATGAACTGGGCCCAGGGTCTTTTGAGGTGGTCTATACCGCAACAGACATCAGCGGCAATTCAACGTCTGCCACCCGGATCATAAATTTTGTCGACACCACTCCTCCGACACTAACCCTGCAAGGGCCTAATCCGGCAGTGTTCAATAACGTTCCTTTTGTTGAGCCAGGGTTCACCGCAGTGGATACAGTACAAGGTACCGTGCCCGTGACAGTCACACCGTCTGGTCCTCAAACCGGCACGTTTGTTCTCACTTATACAGCAACCGATTTTTCCGGGAACTCAGCAACGGCAACCCGTACGGTCACAATAAACGATACCATTCCGCCAGCGATTTCTATAAACGGTGCCAATCCATTAAATTATGAAATTGGAACAGCCTATGTGGATCCCTGGGCAAATGCGGTCGACAACGTAGACGGTGTGCTTCCTGTAACACTCACCACAAATCAAATAAGTCCAAATCAATTCAACGTCATTTACACCGCCACCGATGCCGCCGGGAACACTGCCTCGGCTACCCGGGTTGTAAACTTTTTAGACACAACACCTCCCACATTGACCCTTCTGGGGCCCAATCCTGCTGTGTACAATAACGTGCCCTTCGTTGAACCGGGCTTCACTGCCACCGATTCCGTTCAAGGTACAGTGCCCGTAACAGTTACCCCACAGGGTCCACAGACGGGAACTTATGTGCTCACCTACACAGCAACCGATTTTTTCGGGAACTCAGCTACGGCGACGCGCACGGTCACGGTAAACGATACGTTGCCGCCGGTGATTACGCTCAATGGGGCCAACCCGGTCATCTTGCAATCCGGTCAACCCTACAACGACCCCTGGGCTACGGCACTGGATAATGTCGACGGGGTTCTTGCTGTATCCGGAGAGTTCAATCAGGTTTCACCGAACGTCATTGAAGTCACTTACACGGCAACAGATCTGGCAGGCAATACCGGTACTGCAACAAGGGTCGTCTTCATCTTGCCTTAA
- a CDS encoding L-lysine dehydrogenase produces MSKIIESVLVIGLGKVGLLVASLLHGNGFKVTGFDSKSHEGVVFETLQGDISDRHILDSLIKSHDAVVTCLPYHLNLAVATTAHKLDRHYFDLTEDVPTTQAIREMAATAKGVMAPQCGLAPGFIAIVGTDLARRFEKLRSIELRVGALPQHPRGLLGYAFNWSPEGVVNEYLNPCEVIRKGQRDEVPPMEALETIVIDGVPFEAFTTSGGLGSMCETFQGKVENLNYKTIRYPGHCKLMRFFFDELLMNEDRERAGKILVNAKPPVEEDMVVVHAAVEGVKDGQLFREEFVERYFPIDIDGKPWRAIAWTTAASVSAVVELVATGAVPKKGFLKQEDIALKSFFATKTGSLYKKSMVK; encoded by the coding sequence ATGTCAAAAATAATTGAATCGGTTCTTGTTATAGGGCTTGGGAAGGTTGGGCTCCTGGTAGCTTCACTTCTTCATGGGAATGGTTTCAAGGTAACGGGGTTTGATAGTAAGTCTCACGAAGGAGTGGTGTTTGAGACATTGCAGGGTGATATTTCAGATCGTCATATACTGGATTCTTTAATCAAGTCGCATGACGCGGTGGTCACGTGCTTGCCCTATCACCTGAACCTTGCGGTAGCAACTACCGCTCATAAACTGGATCGGCATTATTTTGATTTAACCGAGGATGTGCCGACAACCCAGGCTATCAGGGAGATGGCCGCCACGGCAAAAGGAGTAATGGCCCCCCAGTGTGGCCTGGCTCCAGGGTTTATCGCCATTGTGGGGACAGACCTCGCCAGGCGTTTTGAGAAACTGCGTAGTATCGAATTGCGTGTCGGAGCGCTTCCCCAGCATCCGCGCGGATTACTTGGCTATGCTTTCAACTGGTCGCCGGAGGGTGTGGTGAATGAGTATTTGAACCCGTGTGAAGTTATCCGAAAAGGTCAGCGCGATGAAGTACCACCTATGGAGGCGTTGGAGACAATTGTCATCGACGGAGTTCCTTTTGAAGCATTCACGACATCGGGTGGATTGGGCTCCATGTGCGAAACGTTCCAGGGAAAGGTCGAGAACCTGAATTATAAAACTATTCGCTACCCTGGACACTGTAAACTCATGCGTTTTTTCTTTGACGAATTATTAATGAATGAAGATCGCGAACGTGCAGGAAAAATACTGGTCAATGCCAAACCACCCGTTGAAGAAGATATGGTCGTGGTTCACGCTGCGGTGGAAGGGGTTAAGGACGGACAATTGTTCCGCGAGGAATTTGTGGAACGTTATTTCCCGATTGATATTGATGGAAAACCCTGGCGCGCCATCGCCTGGACTACAGCGGCTTCCGTTTCGGCGGTGGTCGAGTTGGTTGCCACGGGCGCGGTTCCCAAAAAAGGATTTTTAAAACAGGAGGACATTGCACTGAAGTCATTTTTTGCAACGAAGACGGGCTCTTTATATAAGAAGTCCATGGTGAAATAA
- a CDS encoding class I SAM-dependent methyltransferase has translation MTAQSKMGSEYNSSDQEDVAFRRLNYFKKAAEQPEECVNNFMKFMSRQNLAKLITYYEIFNQTRDVAGSFIECGVFHGNGLMTWAKLLAAFEPYNYPAKVIGFDTFEGNVGMSAKDESDASGPHKKEGGYFSDSLDDLKECIDIFDKDRPVSHIPKVELVKGDLRQTAKEYVEKNRHLVVRVLSLTVNLYEPTLAALKAFVPRMPKGSVIVPLTLNNAIYPGMTESVLEELKISNYSVKTFPYSPNVSMIIL, from the coding sequence ATGACTGCTCAATCCAAGATGGGTTCAGAATACAATTCTTCTGATCAGGAAGATGTTGCTTTTCGGCGACTGAACTATTTTAAAAAAGCAGCCGAGCAGCCGGAAGAATGCGTCAACAATTTCATGAAGTTCATGTCTCGTCAGAACCTGGCCAAACTCATCACCTATTATGAAATTTTCAATCAGACCCGGGATGTGGCCGGATCCTTTATCGAATGCGGTGTGTTTCATGGGAATGGGTTGATGACGTGGGCCAAGCTCCTGGCGGCTTTCGAGCCATATAACTATCCAGCCAAGGTGATAGGTTTCGATACATTTGAAGGCAACGTCGGAATGTCAGCAAAGGATGAATCCGATGCTTCCGGACCCCATAAAAAAGAGGGCGGATATTTTTCAGACAGCTTGGATGATCTCAAGGAGTGTATCGATATTTTTGATAAGGACCGACCCGTTTCCCATATTCCCAAAGTTGAGTTGGTGAAGGGGGATCTGCGTCAGACGGCAAAAGAATATGTGGAAAAAAACCGCCATCTGGTGGTGCGTGTTCTTTCCCTCACCGTCAATCTATATGAACCCACTCTGGCCGCGTTAAAAGCCTTTGTGCCCAGAATGCCGAAGGGTAGTGTTATTGTTCCTTTAACCTTGAACAACGCCATCTACCCTGGGATGACGGAATCTGTTCTCGAAGAGTTGAAAATATCAAATTATTCTGTGAAAACGTTTCCCTACTCGCCGAATGTGAGCATGATCATTCTTTAA